From Clarias gariepinus isolate MV-2021 ecotype Netherlands chromosome 2, CGAR_prim_01v2, whole genome shotgun sequence, one genomic window encodes:
- the LOC128509252 gene encoding mucin-5AC-like: MPTGSAGVSTTTTSLGLSNAASTSGNTVQVGTSTSSAASHSVTTTTSGNPNFVSTSEKIITTSSTAVPSKTTAASATSKAASTSGNTTPLVIYPTSTAGSSTPITSSSTSNAGSTIGNNTPVIITSTSKGLITTTSSTTFTAVSTAGNITPVITTTSTAAPSTTTTSSATLSTASTPKTTTSVLITTTSSSGLSSSTTSQKTPNSASIPENTTPVIIKTTSAGGGFPATLSPPSNDDFFIPTTMVITTTTLIEEPSTTSPSATSNEDVTTENTTPEVITTTQFKEQSTTSPSAFCNADSSTKNTPPVIMPTTSTAGTPTTTTTSATSNPVSTLGNTTPVVITTTSTAVPSTTTASSATPNAASTTRNNTPVVMPTTSIAVPSTTTSSSATSNAVTTTGNTPSVLLTTKSTTGPSMTTTLSGTASTPRIATSVVITTSSTAGPSTTTASPGTSKATSTSENTTPVIIKTTLSGDVLPVTAVTTTTSFEEPSTTSPFATSDEDVTPENTTPEVITTTTFNEHSTTLPASCNANSGPKTMTPGVMPITLPAVVSTSSTSSGTSNAASTPGNTAPVGTSIVSSASLSATTTTSATSNIVSTPGKTTPMVITTKSTAVSPTTPTSSTTSNAAFTLGNVTPVVITPATTAAPSTKSTSLATSITTYTPGTTTLVKLTTSSTAGPSSTTTSPGTSNAPATLGITTSVVIPPILSAQTFTTTTSSTTTNPASTHENTTPVINKSTSFGGVLPLTTAPPTNDDFFTPGGIHTTTMVITTPTFEELSTTSPSATDQEIVTPENTTPEVIITTTFDEHSTTSPSASCNADSSTKTTTPVGMPTLPAGVSTTITSSGISNAASTTGNIAPVGTSRSSANLPPTTTTSATPTSSEKTTPVVIPTTSTAGPSTTRTSPATSKAVSTDGNTPLLIVTTTSSQEDSPSNSPIPSNEPSSTSETETPTQSPTPGEGCNGPPTKVQPSTTSNLEFAFSFPDSFWEFLTFPF, from the coding sequence ATGCCAACAGGATCAGCAGGAGTTTCAACAACCACTACATCATTAGGACTCTCTAATGCTGCCTCTACCTCTGGAAACACTGTTCAAGTGGGAACAAGTACATCATCCGCTGCTAGTCATTCAGTAACCACTACAACATCAGGCAACCCCAATTTTGTCTCTACTTCTGAAAAGATTATAACCACTTCATCAACTGCAGTACCCTCAAAAACTACTGCAGCATCAGCAACCTCTAAAGCTGCTTCCACATCTGGAAATACCACTCCGCTGGTAATTTATCCTACATCAACTGCAGGAAGTTCAACACCCATTACATCATCATCAACCTCTAATGCTGGTTCTACAATTGGAAATAATACTCCCGTGATAATAACATCAACTTCAAAAGGTTTAATAACAACTACATCTTCAACAACCTTTACTGCTGTGTCCACAGCTGGAAATATTACTCCAGTGATAACTACTACATCAACTGCTGCTCCTTCAACAACTACTACATCATCAGCAACCTTAAGTACTGCATCAACACCTAAAACTACAACTTCAGTATTAATAACTACTACATCAAGTTCAGGATTGTCATCATCCACTACATCACAAAAAACTCCTAATTCTGCTTCAATACCTGAAAATACTACACCAgtcattattaaaactacatcAGCTGGAGGGGGTTTCCCAGCAACTTTATCACCGCCATCcaatgatgatttttttattcctacAACAATGGTTATAACTACAACTACATTAATTGAAGAACCTTCAACAACTTCACCATCAGCCACCAGTAATGAGGATGTTACTACTGAAAATACTACACCAGAGGTTATAACTACTACTCAATTTAAAGAACAATCAACAACTTCACCATCAGCTTTCTGTAATGCAGATTCTAGTACCAAAAATACACCACCAGTGATCATGCCAACAACATCAACAGCAGGAACTCCAACAACCACTACAACATCAGCCACTTCTAATCCTGTCTCTACTCTTGGAAACACTACTCCAGTTGTAATAACTACTACATCAACTGCAGTACCTTCAACAACTACTGCATCATCAGCAACCCCTAATGCTGCTTCTACAACTAGAAATAATACTCCAGTGGTAATGCCTACTACATCAATTGCAGTACCTTCAACAACTACATCATCATCTGCAACCTCGAATGCTGTGACCACAACTGGAAATACTCCTTCTGTGTTATTGACTACTAAATCAACTACAGGACCTTCAATGACAACTACATTATCAGGAACTGCATCTACGCCTCGAATTGCAACTTCAGTAGTAATAACTACTTCATCAACTGCAGGACCATCAACAACCACTGCATCACCAGGAACCTCTAAAGCTACTTCCACATCTGAAAATACTACACCAGtgattattaaaactacattaTCTGGAGATGTATTACCAGTAACTGCAGTAACTACTACTACATCATTTGAAGAACCTTCAACAACTTCACCATTTGCGACCAGTGATGAAGATGTTACCCCTGAAAATACTACACCAGAGGTTATCACTACTACAACATTTAATGAACATTCCACAACTTTACCAGCTTCCTGTAATGCAAATTCTGGTCCTAAAACCATGACTCCAGGGGTTATGCCAATAACTTTACCAGCAGTAGTTTCAACAAGCTCTACATCATCAGGAACCTCTAATGCTGCCTCTACCCCTGGAAATACCGCTCCAGTGGGAACAAGTATAGTCTCCTCTGCTAGTCTTTCAGCAACCACTACAACATCAGCCACCTCTAATATTGTATCTACTCCCGGAAAGACTACTCCAATGGTCATAACTACTAAATCAACTGCAGTATCTCCTACAACTCCTACATCATCAACAACCTCTAATGCTGCTTTCACACTTGGAAATGTTACTCCAGTGGTAATAACTCCTGCAACAACTGCAGCTCCTTCAACAAAAAGTACATCATTGGCAACCTCAATTACTACATATACACCTGGAACAACAACTTTAGTTAAACTAACTACTTCATCAACTGCAGGACCATCAtcaaccactacatcaccagGAACTTCTAATGCTCCTGCCACACTGGGAATAACTACTTCAGTTGTAATTCCTCCTATATTATCTGCACAAACTTTTACAACCACTACATCATCGACAACAACTAATCCTGCTTCCACGCATGAAAATACTACACCAGTGATTAATAAAAGTACATCATTTGGAGGAGTTTTACCATTAACTACAGCACCACCAAcaaatgatgatttttttacTCCTGGAGGCATACATACTACAACAATGGTTATAACTACTCCAACATTTGAAGAACTTTCAACAACTTCCCCATCAGCAACCGATCAAGAAATTGTTACACCTGAAAATACTACACCAGAGGTTATAATTACCACAACATTTGATGAACATTCCACAACTTCACCATCAGCTTCCTGTAATGCAGATTCTAGTACTAAAACCACAACTCCAGTGGGTATGCCAACTTTACCAGCAGGAGTTTCAACAACCATTACATCATCAGGAATCTCTAATGCTGCCTCTACCACTGGAAACATTGCTCCAGTGGGAACAAGTAGATCCTCTGCAAATCTTCCACCAACCACTACAACATCGGCCACCCCTACATCATCAGAAAAGACTACCCCAGTGGTAATACCTACTACATCAACTGCAGGACCTTCAACAACCAGGACATCACCAGCAACCTCTAAAGCTGTTTCCACTGATGGAAATACTCCTCTATTGATTGTTACTACTACATCATCTCAAGAAGATTCACCATCAAATTCACCAATACCATCCAATGAACCATCATCAACTTCAGAAACTGAGACTCCTACACAAAGCCCTACTCCAGGAGAAGGGTGTAATGGTCCACCAACTAAAGTTCAACCGAGCACCACATCAAATCTAgaatttgctttttcttttcctgacaGTTTTTGGGAATTCCTAACATTTCCCTTTTAA